The genomic region CCTAAGTCGCCCTCTCCACAACACAAGCGGCCGCGCGGCGCCTCGCGGCACGTCGCCGCGGTGGTCGAACGCCACCCCTCGCCCCTCGGCCCTCCGATCCTTGACCTCCCGACGAGGCCCCCGCACAACACCCCTCATGTCCCTGCAGGATGACTCCCGGCGGCGCCTAGCCGACCTCGAAACCCGTGGTCTCTTGCGTCGACCACGCGTCGTCGATGGCCCCCAGCAGGCCACTCTCCAGATCGCCCAGCGCCCCCTGCTGTGCTTCTCGAGCAACAACTACCTCGGCTTCGCCAACCACCCGCAGCTGATCGCAGCCGGCGTGCGAGCGATGCAGGAGACCGGCGTGGGTGCAGGCGCCAGCCGCCTCATCTCGGGCAACATGGCAGCCCACGAAGCCGCGGAGACCGCCCTCGCCGACTACGTCGCCCTACCCGCAGCGCGCCTGTTCTCGACGGGCTACGCGGCCAACGTGGGGAGCCTCCAGGCGCTCGCCGAAGCAGGCGACGTGATCTACTCGGACGCCTTGAACCACGCGAGCCTGATCGATGGCTGCCGCTTGAGCCGCGCCCGTGTCGAACGTTACCGCCACACGGACCTCGACCACCTCCGCGACCTGCTGCGGGCGACCCGGCAGAGCGCGCGCCGTGCCTTCATCGTCACCGACGCCCTGTTCAGCATGGACGGAGACCTCGCCCCCCTCGCCGCCCTGCGTGTCCTGGCGGACGAGTTCGAAGCGCACCTGTACGTGGACGAGGCACACTCCGTGGGTGTCCTAGGCCCCGCCGGTCGCGGCGCCTGCGCAGCAGCGGGGGTGCGACCCGACGTGTTGATCGGCACGCTCGGCAAGGCGTTCGGCCTGGCGGGTGCGTTCGCCGCGAGCGACCGTGACACCGTGGACTGGCTGTACAACCGAGCGCGCAGCTTCGTCTTCTCCACCGGGCCCCAGCCCAGCCTGGCCGCGCAGGTCGTCGCCGCCGTCCCCCTGCTCCATGGCGCCGACGCCGAGCGCGCCCGCCTGCAGCGCCACAGCCAGCGTCTCCGCGAACACCTCCGCGCGGCCGGTCATGACGTCCCCATGCTGGCCACCCCCATCGTGCCGCTGCTCCTCGGCACCGAGGCCAGTGCGCTCACGGTGGCCGCAGCACTGCTCGAGCGCGGCATCTTCGTCCCCGCCATCCGCCCTCCCACGGTCCCGCCCGGAACCGCGCGCCTGCGCATCGTGCCGACCGCGGCCCACACGGACGACCAGCTGGACGCCCTCATGACGGCCCTCTCGGAGTGCACCGCGTGAAGGGCTTCTTCGTCACCGGGACGGGCACCAACGAAGGCAAGACCTTCGTCACCCGCGGCCTCGCCCGCCACCTGCGGCGACGCGGAGTGGACGTCGCCGCACTGAAGCCGCTGGAGACCGGGGTCGACCCCACGCCTGTCGACGCCCAGGCGCTCGCACACGCCTGCGGTCGCCCCGAGCTCGCCGACCTGCCCGGCTTCTACCGCGCCTGCGCACCCCTCTCGCCGTTCAGCGCAACCATGCGCGGAGAGCCCCCCGTGCCCCCCACCAGCAGCCTGATCACCAGCCTCGACCAGGTCGTCTGCGACATCATGCTGGTGGAAGGAGCGGGCGGCGTCCTCGTGCCCCTCGACGCAAAGCGCACCATCGCCGACCTCATCGCGGCGCTCCGCATCCCATCCCTGCTCGTGGCTCGCAACGGCCTCGGCGTCATCAGCCACGTCTGCTGCGCCCACGAAGCCCTCGCCCACCGCCAGCTGTCCATCGCCGCCGTCGTCCTGACCGAGCACGGCCCGGCCGACACCTCCCAAGACGACAACCTCCAGGCCCTCCGCGCCCTGCTCCCCACCCCCGTCGTCCGCTTCCCCAGCGCCCCCAACGACGACGACGCGCTGGCCATCGCGGCCACGGAGCTAGCCAGCCTGCTCGTTCGGAACATGTATCTCCAATGATACTGCAGGATGACCGGGTCACCCAGGCGAGTCTGCGAGCCGCGAGCCTGCGAGCCGCGAGCCTGCGAGCCGCGAGCCTGCGAGCCGCAAGCGTGCGAGCCTGCGAGCCGCGAGCCCGCGAACTTCAGGATCAACTCCCGCCCCCCCCACGCCCCCACCGCACCCCCTCCACC from Sandaracinaceae bacterium harbors:
- the bioF gene encoding 8-amino-7-oxononanoate synthase codes for the protein MSLQDDSRRRLADLETRGLLRRPRVVDGPQQATLQIAQRPLLCFSSNNYLGFANHPQLIAAGVRAMQETGVGAGASRLISGNMAAHEAAETALADYVALPAARLFSTGYAANVGSLQALAEAGDVIYSDALNHASLIDGCRLSRARVERYRHTDLDHLRDLLRATRQSARRAFIVTDALFSMDGDLAPLAALRVLADEFEAHLYVDEAHSVGVLGPAGRGACAAAGVRPDVLIGTLGKAFGLAGAFAASDRDTVDWLYNRARSFVFSTGPQPSLAAQVVAAVPLLHGADAERARLQRHSQRLREHLRAAGHDVPMLATPIVPLLLGTEASALTVAAALLERGIFVPAIRPPTVPPGTARLRIVPTAAHTDDQLDALMTALSECTA
- the bioD gene encoding dethiobiotin synthase; the protein is MKGFFVTGTGTNEGKTFVTRGLARHLRRRGVDVAALKPLETGVDPTPVDAQALAHACGRPELADLPGFYRACAPLSPFSATMRGEPPVPPTSSLITSLDQVVCDIMLVEGAGGVLVPLDAKRTIADLIAALRIPSLLVARNGLGVISHVCCAHEALAHRQLSIAAVVLTEHGPADTSQDDNLQALRALLPTPVVRFPSAPNDDDALAIAATELASLLVRNMYLQ